The DNA sequence ATTTTAAATGTGAATGTGCATATTCAGCCAAGGAATTTCTGGATAATGTCAAACAGGTAAAACCGGACTTGATAATATTGGATATTATGATGGAGACTGAAGTATCCGGTTTGGAAGTAGTAAACAAACTGCGAAATCCTGATCGAGATTCCGAATTTTATGATTGTTCGAAAATTCCGATCATGATCGTTTCGTCGATTCAGCAGGTTCTGGAGTTGAATATCAGCGAAATTGCCGGAACAAAACTCTTACCTGTCGATGGTTTTTTTGAAAAACCGATTTCCCTGAAAGAACTAATTTACCAGGCAAAAACATTAACCAAAACTGTTAGTTTGGAAGATCTCTTGGCAAAAGCTACCAAGCCTGGTGAAGATGCAATGATCCTGCATCCGTTTTATAATGGAAAATTATCTGTTATTCCCAAATGCTGTATCAGGAATTTTGACGATTTTGCGATCTGGTATACTCCCGGAGTTGCTGCTCCCTGCAAGGATATTCATGCGAATCCGGAGAAAGTTTATGAGCATACGAATAAATCTAATTTTGTGGCGATAGTTTCTGATGGAACCAGAGTTCTCGGTCTTGGTAATATCGGTCCTGAAGCAGGTTTACCGGTTATGGAAGGGAAAGCGATCCTCTTCAAATATCTTGGTGGTGTCGATGCTTTTCCAATCTGTATAAATGCTCATAAGCCGGAAGATATCATCCAGATGTGCAAATGGTTAACTCCGACTTTCGGTGGAATAAATCTGGAAGATATTTCCAAACCAAAATGCTTCCAGATTTTGGATACTCTTCGTGAAGAAATGACGATTCCGGTCTGGCATGACGATCAACAGGGAACTGCTGCTGTTACTCTCGCGGGTTTGATCAATGCTTTGAAAATCGTTGAAAAGACTAAAGAAAATGTCAAAATTGCCATGATCGGAGCAGGAGCTGCCAACATTGCGATCTCAAGAATAATGATAACTGCCGGTTTCCCTGCTGAAAATATTATGATGGTCGATACAAAAGGGATTTTGCATAAAGATAGAAAAGAACTGAACACCCCGGAAACTAAAGAAAAATGGAAAATGTGTATAACTTCCAATAAAGAAGGAAGAAAAGGTGGAATTGCGGAAGCATTGAAAGGAGCAGATGTTTGCATTTCTCTTGCCAAAACCGGACCGAATACCATTAAAAAGGAATGGATTGCTTCTATGAACAAAGACGCGATCGTATTTGTCTGCGCTAATCCGACTCCTGAAATCTGGCCCTGGGAAGCAAAGGAAGCCGGAGCAAAGATCGTTGCTACAGGAAGATCGGATTTTCCAAACCAGGTAAATAATTCACTCGGTTTCCCCGGTATTTTCAGGGGAACTCTGGATGTTATGGCAAGCACAATTACGGATGAGATGTGTATTGCCGCTGCTTATGAACTGGCAAAATGTGCTGAAGATAAAGGACTTTCCGAAGAATATATCATTCCCAGAATGAATGAATTTGAGGTGTTTCCAAGAGAAGCTGTAGCCGTGGGCATGAAGGCTATCGAACAAGGTTTGGCAAAGATAAATCTTACACGCGATGAACTCTATAATAAATCAGCTGCGATCATTAGAAAAGCGAGAGCAGAAATAGATTCCCTGCAAAATCAGGGTTTTATCGAACTACCAGCTTGTGAAGATGAGAAGTGATCCGAAACTTGTCCCAAGTTCAGGCATCTCCGCAGGAGATGATGAATCTTG is a window from the Candidatus Cloacimonadota bacterium genome containing:
- a CDS encoding response regulator, with the translated sequence MNKFEEKNKKVIFIVDDDHDLVESTKAILENSNFKCECAYSAKEFLDNVKQVKPDLIILDIMMETEVSGLEVVNKLRNPDRDSEFYDCSKIPIMIVSSIQQVLELNISEIAGTKLLPVDGFFEKPISLKELIYQAKTLTKTVSLEDLLAKATKPGEDAMILHPFYNGKLSVIPKCCIRNFDDFAIWYTPGVAAPCKDIHANPEKVYEHTNKSNFVAIVSDGTRVLGLGNIGPEAGLPVMEGKAILFKYLGGVDAFPICINAHKPEDIIQMCKWLTPTFGGINLEDISKPKCFQILDTLREEMTIPVWHDDQQGTAAVTLAGLINALKIVEKTKENVKIAMIGAGAANIAISRIMITAGFPAENIMMVDTKGILHKDRKELNTPETKEKWKMCITSNKEGRKGGIAEALKGADVCISLAKTGPNTIKKEWIASMNKDAIVFVCANPTPEIWPWEAKEAGAKIVATGRSDFPNQVNNSLGFPGIFRGTLDVMASTITDEMCIAAAYELAKCAEDKGLSEEYIIPRMNEFEVFPREAVAVGMKAIEQGLAKINLTRDELYNKSAAIIRKARAEIDSLQNQGFIELPACEDEK